The Pseudodesulfovibrio cashew genomic sequence TGTTGGAATGCCGCAGGTACAGAGCATACACGGAATCGCCGGATCAAACAAGCGTTTGAACATCAGCCCGCTGAAGGGATACGCAGGAAGTGACGGTAAAAGGACCGGGCAAAATGGCCCGGACGGCGCGCAGCCGCGCCGTCCGGACGTATCGTAAACAGCTAGTCCATAAGCATGGGGATGGAGTCCGAAGTACGGCACTCCTCCGCATCCGCCAGCATATCTGCCAGGGTGAAGGTATTCAGCCGGTCGTACATGGCATCGGCGGCCTCCAGCCAGAGCCGCCGGGTGAGGCAGACGTCCAGGCGGGAGCACTGGTCGCTCTCGCTCCGGCACTCCACCAGGGAATCATCTCCCTCCAGGACCCGGACCATGTCGCCCATGCGGATCTCGGAAGGCGGAACGGCCAGGGCGTGTCCGCCCCGGGGTCCGCGCTTGCTGCGGATGTATCCCGCCTGCTTGAGCTTGCGTATCAATTTTTCCAGGTACTTGACCGAGACCCCCTGGCGGTCGGCGATGTCCTGGATGCGAACCAGGCCCTCACCGCTGTGTTGGGCGATATCGACGGCCATCCTGGTGCCGTATCGGCTTCTCG encodes the following:
- a CDS encoding RrF2 family transcriptional regulator; this encodes MRLTTRSRYGTRMAVDIAQHSGEGLVRIQDIADRQGVSVKYLEKLIRKLKQAGYIRSKRGPRGGHALAVPPSEIRMGDMVRVLEGDDSLVECRSESDQCSRLDVCLTRRLWLEAADAMYDRLNTFTLADMLADAEECRTSDSIPMLMD